ACCCACCACAAGATGAGATTTCTTTTAAGGATCGTGGAAGATGACCACGTTGATAGGCTATAGATGTAAAGGCAGTAATGTCATAGTCGAGTAGTACTAATAATCCGTAAGCTTATGTACACCCTTTTCCCGAGAGCGAAAGCTCTCGGGAGGAAACTTTCTAAATACTTTTATGTTTCTTTATCTCAGTATGTTAAAATATTAGCTCGACGCGAGCAGTCTTTAAGTCGAAAGATTAAAGTCATAAAGTCGAAAGACTTTTAAACTTTAAGACTTGTGACTTTAGACTAACAACCTTAAGGTGGTTATTGCGGCGGGGCTCACCTCTTCCCATCCCGAACAGAGTAGTTAAGCCCGCCTGCGCAGATGGTACTGCAGTTATGTGGGAGAGTATGTCGTCGCCTTTCTTTTAAAAACCCTTTATCAATTGATAGAGGGTTTTTTGTTTTACAACATTTTTTAATGGTACTGCAATTATGTGGGAGCCCCGATAGCTATCGGGGGTCGTCGCCTTTGCTTCGCCAGTTCGGCCAAAAGGCCTCGAGTCTTTTAAGAATCCTCATCATTTATTTGATGAGGATTTTTTTGTTTTTGGTGGTTTTTAAAACTGTTCTGAAAACCGGATCACTGTTGTGTTAGTGATGTAGGTGAGAGCTCTTGATTAACAAATAAGATAAGACTTTTCATCTGTAGTTTTCACAAGCGCACAGTACACTGTAAAAGGAAATGTCATATGCTAAATTGCATGAATGGAATTTTGTTAAATTAAAGTCAATATTTAGGTTTTAAATTGGTCATAACTAGACTTTTTGGATGTGAATCCCTATTTTTGTTTTAAATATTATAATTTAAGTATGAAAAAAACTATTGTATTGTTGACATTGTTTGTGATAGCAAATTTAAATGCTCAGCAGCGCCCTAAGTTGGTTGTAGGTATTGTTGTAGATCAGATGAAGATGGAATATTTATATCGTTTTTCTGATGATTTTACTCAAAATGGATTCAAGAGATTAATGAATGAAGGATTCACTTTTCAGAATATGCATTATAATTATATGCCTACTTATACAGCTCCTGGTCATGCTTCTATTTATACAGGAACAACACCAGCAACTCATGGTATTGTTGGGAACGAGTGGTTTAGCAGAACTTTAGGAAAAGAAATGTATTGTACTGATGATGCAGGAGTAAAAACAGTTGGTGACGGAACAGCAGAAGAAGGCGCTATGTCTCCAAAAAACCTGCAAAGTACGACTATTACTGATGAAGTTAGAATGGCAACCAATTTTGCCGGAAAAGTAATAGGGATGAGTCTTAAAGATCGTGGGGCAATTTTACCTGCCGGACATTTTGCAAATTGGGCTTTTTGGTACAGTAAAACGGGGTCTTTTATTTCCAGTACTTTTTACGGAGAAAAGTTACCTGATTGGGTGACACAATTTAATAATGAAAAACATTATTTGCCTTATCTGAATAAAGGATGGGATTTATATAAACCAGCATCGACTTATAATGAAAGTTTACCTGATAATAATCCGTACGAAGGTAAATTGTATGGAAGCGCTGCACCAGTTTTTCCATATGATTTAAAATCTATGTATGAGAAGAATGATGCAGGAGTGATTAGAGCAACACCTTTTGGTAATGATCTTTTGGCAGAATTTGCAAAAAGAGCAATTGAAAAAGAAGATCTTGGTAAAGATGATATTACGGATTTTTTAACAGTAAGTTTTTCGTCAACAGATTATGTTGGACATTTACTTGGACCTCGTTCGATGGAGCTTCAGGATACTTATTTAAGATTGGATCAAACTATTGCTGATTTTTTAGCTTATTTGGATAAAACTGTGGGTAAAGGAAATTATCTTTTGTTTTTAACTGCGGATCATGCCGGAGCGGAAAATGTAATTTATTTGAAAGATCGTAAATATAATGTTGATAATTATCCATCAAAAGATGTACGCAAAAGTCTTCAGGATTTTTCCATAAAAACTTTTGGAGTGGATTTACTACTGAATTATTCTAATTTTAATATTTTCTTCAATAAACAAATCATTAAAGATAAAGGATTAGAATTAACAAAAGTAAAGCAGGCTTTCAAAGAATTTTTAATTTCACAGCCTCAGGTTAAAAAGGTTTATACGGAAGAAGAGATTTTAGCTAACGGAGGAAATGATTATTACTTAAATTTTGTTGCAAAAGGTTATGATGTGACTCAGGATGGTGATATGGTTGTAATTGATAAGCCTGGAAATATTGAATATTCAACAACCGGGACATCTCACGGAACTCCTTATAGTTATGATACTCACGTACCGGCTATCTTTTTTGGATGGCATATTAAAAAAGGGGAATCATACGATAAAAAAGCTATTACGGAAATTGCACCAACAGTAGCGCAAAAAATTAAAGTTACTTTCCCAAATGGAACTGAAGCAAAAGTAATGCAGGAAGTTTTAGATGAGAAAAAAGAAGGTTCGAATGTGAAAAAATAAATTCACGGATATTATAAAAAACAAAGCCAGTCAATTGACTGGCTTTATTTTTTCTACTAAAAAAGGCTTTTCAATTAAGAAAAGCCTTTTAAGTAGTGTTTAGTAAGCACTTATTTTAATGTCAGCACTATGCGTTTGCTAACACTAATTCTTCGTTATAAGGAAGATTCCAAGCTTCAGCAACTCCTTTGTAAAGGATTTTTCCATTAGCTACGTTTAATCCTTTTTTCAATTCTTCGTTTTCGTTACAAGCTTTTTCCCATCCTTTATTTGCTAATTGTAATGCGTATGGCAAAGTAGCGTTAGTTAAAGCTAAAGTTGATGTATAAGGTACCGCTCCAGGCATGTTAGCTACACAGTAGTGAACAATATCATCAATAATGAATGTTGGGTTTTCGTGAGTTGTCGGAGTACAAGTTTCAATACATCCACCTTGATCTACAGCTACGTCAACAACAACAGCTCCCGGACGCATTAATTTAAGCATATCACGTGTGATTAAGTGTGGAGCTTTTGCACCAGGAATCAATACAGCACCAACTACTAAATCTGCATCTTTAATTGCTCTTGTGATGTTATAGTGATTAGACATTTCTGTGTTTACATTTGCAGGCATGATATCATCTAATTGACGTAAGCGAGGTAAACTTAAATCCATGATAGTAACCTGAGCTCCTAAACCAGCAGCCATTTTTGCAGCTTGAGTTCCTACAATTCCACCACCTAAAACCAATACTTTTGCAGGAGGAACACCTGGAACACCACCTAAAAGAATTCCTCTTCCTTTTAATGGTTTTTCAAGATATTTTGCTCCTTGTTGAATAGCCATACGACCAGCAACTTCAGACATTGGAACTAAAAGAGGTAAACTACGATCTGTTTTTTCAACTGTTTCATACGCTAAACACACTGCACCTTTTTCAAGCATAGCATGTGTTAATTCTTCTGATGAAGCAAAGTGGAAATAAGTAAAAAGTAATTGATCTTTTTTGATCAAAGGATATTCAGAAGCAATTGGTTCTTTTACTTTGATGATCATTTCTGCGATTGCATAAACTTCTTCAATTGTTGCAAGAACTACTGCGCCAGCAGTTGTGTATTCATCATCACTAAATCCACTTCCTAAACCAGCAGTAGATTGTACATAAACAACATGTCCGTGTTTTTTCATTTCAGAAACTCCGGCTGGAGTTAATGCTACACGATTCTCATTGTTTTTAATTTCTTTTGGAACACCTATTATCATTTTGTTATATTTTTTGTTTTTTTTTTTGAATTTGCTTTTACAAAGCTACAGATAGAGAATATAT
The sequence above is drawn from the Flavobacterium sp. N2038 genome and encodes:
- the ald gene encoding alanine dehydrogenase — encoded protein: MIIGVPKEIKNNENRVALTPAGVSEMKKHGHVVYVQSTAGLGSGFSDDEYTTAGAVVLATIEEVYAIAEMIIKVKEPIASEYPLIKKDQLLFTYFHFASSEELTHAMLEKGAVCLAYETVEKTDRSLPLLVPMSEVAGRMAIQQGAKYLEKPLKGRGILLGGVPGVPPAKVLVLGGGIVGTQAAKMAAGLGAQVTIMDLSLPRLRQLDDIMPANVNTEMSNHYNITRAIKDADLVVGAVLIPGAKAPHLITRDMLKLMRPGAVVVDVAVDQGGCIETCTPTTHENPTFIIDDIVHYCVANMPGAVPYTSTLALTNATLPYALQLANKGWEKACNENEELKKGLNVANGKILYKGVAEAWNLPYNEELVLANA
- the pafA gene encoding alkaline phosphatase PafA; its protein translation is MKKTIVLLTLFVIANLNAQQRPKLVVGIVVDQMKMEYLYRFSDDFTQNGFKRLMNEGFTFQNMHYNYMPTYTAPGHASIYTGTTPATHGIVGNEWFSRTLGKEMYCTDDAGVKTVGDGTAEEGAMSPKNLQSTTITDEVRMATNFAGKVIGMSLKDRGAILPAGHFANWAFWYSKTGSFISSTFYGEKLPDWVTQFNNEKHYLPYLNKGWDLYKPASTYNESLPDNNPYEGKLYGSAAPVFPYDLKSMYEKNDAGVIRATPFGNDLLAEFAKRAIEKEDLGKDDITDFLTVSFSSTDYVGHLLGPRSMELQDTYLRLDQTIADFLAYLDKTVGKGNYLLFLTADHAGAENVIYLKDRKYNVDNYPSKDVRKSLQDFSIKTFGVDLLLNYSNFNIFFNKQIIKDKGLELTKVKQAFKEFLISQPQVKKVYTEEEILANGGNDYYLNFVAKGYDVTQDGDMVVIDKPGNIEYSTTGTSHGTPYSYDTHVPAIFFGWHIKKGESYDKKAITEIAPTVAQKIKVTFPNGTEAKVMQEVLDEKKEGSNVKK